TTGGTAAAGGCTTGACTCAATTTTTAATAAAAGAACCAACTGTTAAAGAGATGAAGATGGCTTTGAGTGGGAAGGGAAAAAGAAAGATAAGGTAAAGAGTGAAGGATTTATCCTTACATATTCTCGATATCGTTGAAAATTCAATTCAAGCAGGAGCAAAGAGAGTTAAGATAAGAATTACTGAAGAGTTAAAGCAGGACTTGTTCTTAATTGAAATAGAAGATGATGGCCAAGGAATAAAAGAGGAGGTACTTCAACAAGTCTTTGATCCGTTCTTTACTACTAAGAACAAAAAGGTAGGCTTAGGATTACCCCTTTTTGCTCAAGCTGCTAAAGAAGCAGAAGGGAGATTGGTGGTAGATTCAAAGATTAATAAAGGCACAAAGATTACGGCAATCTTTAAATATAGTCACCTTGATCGCAAGCCATTAGGCGATATGGCCGAAACAATGATAGTTTTAATTGCTGGTCATCCAGAGGTAGATTTTTTGTATGAGCATAAAAAAGGAAGGTGGAAATATTCCTTAGATACTGCTAAAATAAAAGTTGGTTTAGAAGGGGTGCCTATAAATTATCCAGAGGTGATTAAGATCATCCAAAATGATATTAAAGAAGGATAACTACTATGGAAAAAAGATGCCAATGTGTCAAGACTGAAATAATCTCTGAACAATGGGAAAAGATAGATGAAATTATTGCCAGGTATAAGACTAAGCCTGGGGCTCTTATCCCTGTTTTAGAGCAAGTGCAAGGGGTAGCCGGGTTTCTTCCTGCCCAAGTCCAACGTCGGATTGCGGAAGGACTAAATGTTTCACCAAGTATGGTTTACGGGGTAGTATCTTTTTATTCTTTCTTTACTATGGTGCCACGAGGAAGACACTTGGTTAGGGTCTGCATGGGAACAGCCTGTTACGTAAAGAGAAGCGATGAAGTTTTAGAAAAGATAAAGCAAGAATTAAAGGTTGAGGTCGGCGGGATGTCTGAAGATGGAAGATTTTCATTAGAGAGCGTCCGTTGTTTAGGGGCTTGTGGATTAGCACCGGTAGTAGTTGTAGATAATGATACTCATGGAGCGATTGACTCAGTTAAAATTATGAATATTGTCAATCAATATGAGTGAGATTACTATAAAAACGTGAGGTTAAGAGTATGTCAGGATTGACCATAGAGGATTTGAAGAGGATTAAAGAGGATTATCGTGCTACCGCGACATTGCGGGAAGGTGGATTTAGAGTCAAAGTCACGATTCATATGGGAACTTGTGGCCTGGCCGCTGGAGCGCGAAAGGTGATGACTGCTTTAATGGATGAGGTAATAAAAGAGAAGGTGAAGGATGTCATTATTACTACCTCTGGTTGTGCGGGACTTTGTAGTCGCGAGCCAATGGCCACAGTGGAATTAATAGATCAGCCACCAGTAAAATATGTTGACTTGGATGGAAATAAGATAGTTAGAATATTTAGCGAACATGTTCTTTCTGGGAAGCCAGTGCAGGAGTATGCCTTAGTGATGGGCAGTGAGACGACTTATTAATGGAGAGAAAGTTAATGAGGAAAATATGGAGCAATTTAGAGCAAATCTTTTAATCTGTGCCGGTACTGGTTGTGTTGCCAGTGGCTCTCTCAAGGTAAAAGCTGTATTAGAAGATGAGCTAAAAAAGAAAAATTTACAAAATGAAGTCCAGATAGTTCTAACTGGTTGTAATGGTTTTTGTGCTAAAGGACCGTTGATGGTCGTCTATCCGGAAGGCATATTTTATCAAGGACTTAACCCCGAAAATATACCATTCTTAGTCGAAGAGCATTTTTTAAAGGGCAGACCGGTCAAGAACCTGATGTATATCCCCCCAGTCGAGAAATCACCTATTCCTCTGATGCGAGATATACCCTTTTTTAGCCACCAGATATTGCGGGTTTTGCGTAATCGTGGCTTGATTGATGCGGAGAAGATTGATGAGTATATTGCCAGAGATGGATACTTAGGGATGGGCAAAGCCTTACTTGAGATGACACCTGAACAAATAATCCAAACAGTCAAAGAATCTGGTTTACGTGGCAGAGGGGGAGCTGGCTTTCCCACCGGACTAAAGTGGGAATTTTGTGCTAAAGCCCAAGGTGAGGTCAAGTATATTCTCTGTAATGGTGATGAGGGAGATCCTGGGGCATTTATGGACAGGTCTGTTTTAGAGGCTGATCCTCACGCTGTCTTAGAGGGAATGGCAATTGGAGCTAAGGCAATTGGCGCTCACCAGGGCTATTTATATGTTCGGGCAGAGTATCCCTTGGCTATTACAAGATTAGAGATTGCCATTGCTCAAGCAAAGGAGTATGGGCTTTTGGGCAAGAACATCCTGAACTCCGGCTTTGACTTTGAGGTGGAGATATATCAAGGTGCCGGTGCCTTTGTTTGTGGTGAAGAAACGGCCTTAATGACCTCAATCGAGGGAAAGCGTGGTATGCCTCGTCCAAGACCGCCATTTCCTGCCCATAAAGGTCTATGGCAGAAACCATCTGTTCTGAATAATGTAGAAACCTTGGCCAATATCCCACAAATTATTTTAAATGGTGGACAATGGTATGCTAGCCTTGGAACTGAAAAGAGTAAAGGAACTAAGGTCTTTGCCTTAACCGGAGCAATAAACAATATTGGTTTGATAGAAGTCCCAATGGGAATTCCTTTACGTCAAATTATCTATGATATTGGTGGTGGAATACCAAATAAACGTAAGTTTAAAGCTGTTCAGATGGGTGGTCCCTCTGGTGGCTGTATCCCAGAAAGCCTTATAGATACACCTGTTGACTATGAATCCATTACCCAGACTGGGGCGATTATGGGTTCTGGCGGTATGGTGGTAATGGATGAGACGACTTGTATGGTAGGAATTGCCAGGTTTTTCTTAGAATTCACCCAGGAAGAGTCTTGTGGAAAATGTGTCCCTTGCCGGGTAGGCAGCAATGTGATGCTAAATATGCTTCATGAAATTACCGAAGGCAGGGGCAAAGAAGGAGATATTGAGTTGCTTCAGGAATTAGCCGAGCAAATTAAAGATGCATCTTTGTGTGGCCTTGGCCAGACAGCACCTAACCCGGTTCTGACTACGATTAAATACTTTCGAAATGAGTATGATGCCCATATTAAAGATAAATATTGCCCAGCTCACTCTTGTTTGGCTTTGCTGAAGTTTGAAGTAAATCCAAAGTTGTGTAAGATGTGTGGACTTTGTGTTAAAGACTGCCCGGTAGAGGCTATTAAATGGGAAAAGAAGCAGGTGGCGGTAATAGATAAAGAGAAGTGCATCAAATGTAAGACTTGTCTCGCTAATTGTCGATTTATGGCCATTGAGTAATGGAATGAATATATGAGTAATAAATGGGCTATAACTCCAGAAAAAGTTCAAACTATTATCCAGAAGATTATAGAACTTAGCCAGCCACGGAAAATAATCCTTTTTGGCTCTTATATTCGTGGAAATAGCCACTTAAACAGCGATCTTGATATTTTAATAGTAACCAAAGATGAGATGGAAAGCCCACGCAAGGAAAGCGTTAGAATCCGCCATGCATTAAAGGGAACACATATTTCTATGGATATATTGGTTATTTCAGAGAGCAAGTTGAAAGAATTGGCGAATGTACCTTATTTAATTTATAAAGAAGCAATAAGACATGGAAAGGTTATTTATGAATCCATCTAAAAAAAGAAGGTTGCTTGTTTTGCCGGAAGAATGGCTGAAGTCCGCACTCAGCGACTTAAAACTCGGTAAACTTGGCAAGGAAAATGGAGATATTTTAGAGGAGCAGATTTGTTTTCATACTCAGCAGGCTGCTGAAAAGGCATTAAAATCTATCCTTCTCTTTTGTAAGATTGATTTTCCATTAACCCATGACATAGAAGAACTTTTGGATATATTATCAGAAGCGGGGATTACTCTGCCCCAGGATATTATGGACGCAGGTATCTTAACCCCTTATGCTGTTGAAACACGATACCCTGGCTATTGGGAGGAAATAACAGAAGAAAATGTGGATGAAGCTATAAAACTTGCTGAAAAGGCAGTCAAATGGGCTGAAAAATATATGGCTAAAACTACAGAGATAACAGAGGAAGAAATTAGATGATAACTCTAACCATTAATGGAAAAGAAGTTCAGATTGAAGATGGGGCAACTATCTTAGAGGCTTGTGAGCTGGCTGGAAGTAAGGTTCCTACGCTTTGCCATGACA
This region of bacterium genomic DNA includes:
- a CDS encoding ATP-binding protein, producing the protein MKDLSLHILDIVENSIQAGAKRVKIRITEELKQDLFLIEIEDDGQGIKEEVLQQVFDPFFTTKNKKVGLGLPLFAQAAKEAEGRLVVDSKINKGTKITAIFKYSHLDRKPLGDMAETMIVLIAGHPEVDFLYEHKKGRWKYSLDTAKIKVGLEGVPINYPEVIKIIQNDIKEG
- the nuoF gene encoding NADH-quinone oxidoreductase subunit NuoF, translated to MEQFRANLLICAGTGCVASGSLKVKAVLEDELKKKNLQNEVQIVLTGCNGFCAKGPLMVVYPEGIFYQGLNPENIPFLVEEHFLKGRPVKNLMYIPPVEKSPIPLMRDIPFFSHQILRVLRNRGLIDAEKIDEYIARDGYLGMGKALLEMTPEQIIQTVKESGLRGRGGAGFPTGLKWEFCAKAQGEVKYILCNGDEGDPGAFMDRSVLEADPHAVLEGMAIGAKAIGAHQGYLYVRAEYPLAITRLEIAIAQAKEYGLLGKNILNSGFDFEVEIYQGAGAFVCGEETALMTSIEGKRGMPRPRPPFPAHKGLWQKPSVLNNVETLANIPQIILNGGQWYASLGTEKSKGTKVFALTGAINNIGLIEVPMGIPLRQIIYDIGGGIPNKRKFKAVQMGGPSGGCIPESLIDTPVDYESITQTGAIMGSGGMVVMDETTCMVGIARFFLEFTQEESCGKCVPCRVGSNVMLNMLHEITEGRGKEGDIELLQELAEQIKDASLCGLGQTAPNPVLTTIKYFRNEYDAHIKDKYCPAHSCLALLKFEVNPKLCKMCGLCVKDCPVEAIKWEKKQVAVIDKEKCIKCKTCLANCRFMAIE
- a CDS encoding nucleotidyltransferase domain-containing protein, encoding MSNKWAITPEKVQTIIQKIIELSQPRKIILFGSYIRGNSHLNSDLDILIVTKDEMESPRKESVRIRHALKGTHISMDILVISESKLKELANVPYLIYKEAIRHGKVIYESI
- a CDS encoding HEPN domain-containing protein, coding for MNPSKKRRLLVLPEEWLKSALSDLKLGKLGKENGDILEEQICFHTQQAAEKALKSILLFCKIDFPLTHDIEELLDILSEAGITLPQDIMDAGILTPYAVETRYPGYWEEITEENVDEAIKLAEKAVKWAEKYMAKTTEITEEEIR
- a CDS encoding NAD(P)H-dependent oxidoreductase subunit E, with amino-acid sequence MEKRCQCVKTEIISEQWEKIDEIIARYKTKPGALIPVLEQVQGVAGFLPAQVQRRIAEGLNVSPSMVYGVVSFYSFFTMVPRGRHLVRVCMGTACYVKRSDEVLEKIKQELKVEVGGMSEDGRFSLESVRCLGACGLAPVVVVDNDTHGAIDSVKIMNIVNQYE
- a CDS encoding (2Fe-2S) ferredoxin domain-containing protein, whose amino-acid sequence is MSGLTIEDLKRIKEDYRATATLREGGFRVKVTIHMGTCGLAAGARKVMTALMDEVIKEKVKDVIITTSGCAGLCSREPMATVELIDQPPVKYVDLDGNKIVRIFSEHVLSGKPVQEYALVMGSETTY